A genomic region of Drosophila kikkawai strain 14028-0561.14 chromosome X, DkikHiC1v2, whole genome shotgun sequence contains the following coding sequences:
- the LOC108083540 gene encoding testis-expressed protein 10 homolog, whose product MGGHHKKNLRAEKAKVKLKGAKLPKGLNVTKTDFKVRKIQIQEQLKESSYTETGQRQFNLKETLSRLKHHSVKFRTDALRNVRDSLKAGNAEHLIGHLNALFQGIAAGALDMEQSARQESFKTLDVLLEALQPSAVAPFFHVIATYLRCAMTHVLPAIQEDSLLMLDVLLVRVPPELLAERNASVIIGNFIDMISRSRHDNERSNRTLTLNLGQGKQTTVKWRTKVLIRLQQILGTLVQHKTSKTKAPVRVVHFEEMRPQYYNVHRPLQPDNRDLHAILNESKLSAEGSRLQTYLEQLMPLLQDNWLEVRPQPQQPLLAQDAAASLHVVVGLMSLLWTLIHQHEATHDTQELSAWMRTNYAQKFLLNFLAKDGSRFPYQQIPAAGGKKAAKAKDKGPADGGELCLPQNLTIVQLTCQFLPHPSEKHSQLFSHLASYVQQSLERSSVLPPEQQLLLVASLRALLLDNAKLLLDIAAEPLTNLLGATIAAYVGQRFTTREGVATRALSLLCEIVQRSDLYARYGGAERFSAFLGHLPQLLLKPTVGEGTLLAMATLCRQLNAVFMEALIKAAGQLIRHLPQLHVTGDNDESDRFESQKRILNLFYYARSLDKQAQLDSALRELEQQVESQRIASYLRGVVAYD is encoded by the coding sequence ATGGGCGGCCACCACAAGAAGAACCTGCGGGCGGAGAAGGCCAAGGTGAAGCTGAAGGGAGCCAAGCTGCCCAAGGGCCTCAACGTGACGAAGACGGACTTCAAGGTGCGCAAGATCCAGATCCAGGAGCAGCTAAAGGAGTCCTCCTACACGGAGACGGGCCAGCGGCAGTTCAATCTGAAGGAGACTCTGTCGCGTCTCAAGCACCACAGCGTCAAGTTTCGCACGGATGCGCTGCGCAATGTCCGGGACTCCCTAAAGGCCGGCAATGCGGAGCATTTGATTGGCCACCTGAACGCCCTGTTCCAGGGCATTGCAGCGGGCGCTTTGGACATGGAGCAGTCGGCCCGCCAGGAGTCGTTCAAGACACTCGACGTCCTGCTGGAGGCCCTGCAGCCGTCGGCCGTGGCGCCGTTCTTCCACGTAATTGCCACGTACCTGCGCTGCGCGATGACCCATGTCCTGCCCGCCATCCAGGAGGATTCCCTGCTGATGCTGGACGTGCTGTTGGTCCGTGTGCCGCCCGAGCTGCTGGCGGAGCGTAATGCCAGTGTCATTATCGGTAACTTTATCGACATGATCTCCCGCTCCCGGCACGACAACGAGCGCTCCAACCGCACGCTGACGCTCAATCTGGGCCAGGGCAAGCAGACGACGGTCAAGTGGCGCACCAAGGTGCTGATACGCCTCCAGCAGATCCTCGGCACCCTGGTGCAGCACAAGACCTCCAAGACCAAGGCCCCAGTTCGCGTCGTTCACTTCGAGGAGATGCGTCCGCAGTACTACAACGTGCACCGACCCCTCCAACCGGATAACCGCGACCTGCACGCCATCCTCAACGAGTCGAAGCTGAGTGCCGAGGGCAGCCGGCTGCAGACATACCTGGAGCAGCTGATGCCACTGCTCCAGGACAACTGGCTGGAGGTGCGgccacagccgcagcagccATTGCTCGCCCAGGATGCGGCGGCCAGCCTGCACGTGGTGGTGGGTCTGATGAGCCTCCTCTGGACACTGATCCATCAGCACGAGGCAACCCATGACACACAGGAGCTGAGCGCTTGGATGCGGACGAACTATGCGCAAAAGTTCCTGCTCAACTTCCTGGCCAAGGACGGCAGCCGGTTTCCCTACCAACAGATTCCCGCTGCCGGCGGCAAGAAGGCTGCCAAAGCCAAGGACAAGGGCCCAGCGGATGGCGGTGAGCTGTGCCTGCCACAGAATCTGACCATTGTCCAGCTGACCTGCCAGTTCCTGCCGCATCCCAGCGAGAAGCACTCCCAGCTGTTCAGTCACCTCGCCTCGTACGTGCAGCAGAGTCTGGAGCGTTCGAGTGTCCTGCCGCCGGAACAGCAGCTGCTTCTGGTGGCCTCGCTGCGCGCCTTGCTCCTGGACAATGCTAAGCTCCTGCTGGATATCGCGGCGGAACCCCTGACCAACCTGTTGGGCGCCACGATAGCGGCCTATGTGGGCCAGCGGTTCACCACGCGCGAGGGTGTGGCCACCCGGGCGCTGAGCCTGCTGTGCGAGATCGTCCAGAGATCAGACTTGTATGCCCGTTACGGTGGAGCCGAGAGATTTTCCGCCTTCCTGGGCCACCTGCCTCAGTTGCTGCTCAAGCCGACGGTGGGCGAGGGCACGCTGCTTGCCATGGCCACGCTCTGTCGCCAGCTGAACGCCGTCTTCATGGAGGCTTTGATCAAGGCCGCCGGCCAGTTGATACGTCACCTGCCACAGCTGCATGTGACGGGGGATAATGACGAGAGCGACCGCTTTGAGAGCCAGAAGCGCATCCTGAACTTGTTTTACTACGCAAGGTCTTTGGATAAGCAGGCCCAGCTGGATAGCGCTCTAagggagctggagcagcaaGTGGAGAGTCAAAGGATTGCCAGCTATCTAAGGGGAGTGGTGGCCTATGACTAG
- the NELF-B gene encoding negative elongation factor B, whose protein sequence is MSTPAKNNGTGLEDVNIPGQAYLREALTSCTDPLKAIESFQLENGVLLPSLRPMLPLLDLHGVRRLDFHTSLMEELRDKLIAHINEMGQKEPRERDKKLKELLVKSFPVVRVKSLRPVVMAILRNTQHIDDKYLKILVRDRELYADTDTEVKRQIWRDNQSLFGDEVSPLLSQYIREKEHILFDHTNLNNLFFQPTPKVRRQGEVVQKLANMIGTSVKLYDMVLQFLRTLFLRTRNVHYCTLRAELLMALHDLEVQEIISIDPCHKFTWCLDACIREKNVDIKRSRELQGFLDNIKRGQEQVLGDLSMTLCDPYAINFLATSAIKILHHLINNEGMPRDNQILILLLRMLALGLSAWVMIDSQDFKEPKLDCQVVTKFLPALMSLMVDDQCRSLHAKLPPDERESALTTIEHSGPAPDAVEAYIQESSVASILAMYYTLHTARLKDRVGVLRVLAILSACKDDRAYEDPFLHSLIALLIPMSEEFATEDFCTTLFDEFIFAGLTRENVTSRHMLKLLWYVHNKMPAGRLATLMKAMQPTTAHNEHIHKLYETLQERIGTGAAETPVIEAPPIEFDSPLKSVPTPGPHYAAQ, encoded by the exons atgagcACACCGGCGAAAAACAATGGAACCGGACTGGAGGACGTCAACATACCGGGCCAGGCGTACCTGCGCGAGGCCCTCACCTCCTGCACGGATCCGCTGAAGGCCATTGAGAGCTTCCAG CTGGAGAACGGCGTGCTGCTGCCTTCGCTGCGACCAATGCTACCTCTGCTCGACCTGCACGGCGTTCGCCGGCTGGACTTCCACACCTCGCTGATGGAGGAGCTGCGGGACAAGCTGATAGCGCACATCAACGAGATGGGCCAGAAGGAGCCGCGCGAGCGGGACAAGAAGCTGAAGGAGCTGCTGGTGAAGAGCTTCCCCGTGGTGCGGGTCAAGTCGCTGCGGCCGGTGGTAATGGCCATTTTGCGCAACACGCAGCACATAGACGACAAGTACCTCAAGATCCTTGTGCGCGACCGTGAACTGTACGCAGACACGGACACCGAGGTGAAGCGTCAGATCTGGCGCGACAATCAGTCGCTGTTCGGCGACGAGGTGTCGCCGCTGCTGTCACAGTATATCCGCGAGAAGGAGCACATCCTGTTCGACCACACCAACCTCAACAATCTGTTCTTCCAGCCCACGCCCAAGGTGCGGCGGCAGGGCGAGGTAGTACAGAAGCTGGCCAACATGATCGGGACCAGCGTGAAGCTGTACGACATGGTGTTGCAGTTCCTGCGCACGCTTTTCCTCCGCACCCGCAACGTCCACTACTGCACGCTGCGCGCGGAGCTGCTCATGGCCTTGCACGATCTCGAGGTGCAGGAGATCATCTCGATTGATCCTTGCCACAAGTTCACCTGGTGCCTGGACGCCTGCATTCGCGAGAAGAACGTGGACATTAAGCGTTCGCGCGAGCTGCAGGGCTTTCTCGACAATATCAAGCGGGGCCAGGAGCAGGTCCTGGGTGATCTCTCCATGACGCTGTGCGATCCGTACGCCATTAATTTTCTGGCCACCTCGGCCATCAAGATACTGCACCATCTGATCAACAACGAGGGCATGCCGCGAGACAACCAGATCCTCATCCTGCTGCTGAGAATGCTGGCCTTGGGCCTCAGTGCCTGGGTGATGATTGACTCGCAGGACTTTAAGGAGCCGAAGCTGGACTGCCAGGTGGTTACCAAGTTTTTGCCCGCCCTCATGTCCCTGATGGTGGACGACCAGTGTCGCAGCCTGCATGCCAAGCTGCCGCCCGATGAGCGCGAGTCTGCCTTGACCACCATTGAGCACTCGGGTCCGGCGCCGGATGCCGTGGAGGCGTATATACAGGAGAGCTCTGTGGCCAGCATTCTGGCCATGTATTATACCCTGCACACGGCGCGGCTGAAGGATCGCGTAGGTGTGCTGCGTGTCCTGGCCATTCTATCAGCATGCAAGGATGACCGGGCCTACGAGGATCCCTTCTTGCACTCACTG ATCGCTCTGCTCATCCCCATGAGCGAAGAGTTCGCCACGGAGGACTTCTGTACGACCCTCTTCGACGAGTTCATCTTTGCCGGCCTGACGCGCGAGAACGTGACCTCCAGGCACATGCTTAAGCTGCTGTGGTATGTCCACAACAAGATGCCCGCCGGACGGCTGGCCACCCTCATGAAGGCGATGCAACCAACGACGGCACACAATGAGCACATCCACAAGCTGTACGAGACCTTGCAGGAGCGTATCGGCACAGGGGCAGCGGAGACGCCGGTTATCGAGGCGCCGCCAATCGAGTTCGATTCGCCGCTGAAGAGTGTTCCAACGCCGGGTCCTCACTATGCGGCCCAATAG
- the Prosalpha4 gene encoding proteasome subunit alpha type-7-1 yields MSSRYDRAVTIFSPDGHLLQVEYAQEAVRKGSTAVGVRGANCVVLGVEKKSVAKLQEDRTVRKICMLDHHVVMAFAGLTADARILINRAQVECQSHRLNVEDPVTLEYITRYIAQLKQKYTQSNGRRPFGISCLIGGFDSDGSPHLFQTEPSGIFYEYKANATGRSAKTVREFFEKAYREEEVSSERGAVKLAIRALLEVAQSGQNNLEVAIMENGKPLKMLDSKVIADYVKIIEKEKEEELEKKKQKK; encoded by the exons ATGTCCTCGCGCTACGACCGTGCCGTTACCATCTTCTCGCCCGATGGCCACCTGCTGCAGGTGGAGTACGCCCAGGAAGCCGTCCGCAAGGGCTCAACAGCG GTCGGTGTTCGCGGTGCCAACTGCGTGGTGCTGGGCGTCGAGAAGAAGTCGGTGGCCAAGCTGCAGGAGGACCGCACTGTGCGCAAGATCTGCATGCTGGACCACCACGTTGTGATGGCCTTTGCCGGCTTGACGGCCGACGCTCGCATCCTGATCAATCGCGCACAGGTCGAGTGCCAGAGTCACCGCTTGAATGTCGAGGATCCGGTGACCCTCGAGTACATCACCAG ATATATTGCCCAGCTGAAACAGAAGTACACGCAGAGCAATGGCCGTCGTCCCTTCGGCATATCCTGCCTCATCGGCGGCTTCGACTCGGATGGCTCTCCACATCTTTTCCAGACTGAGCCATCTGGCATTTTCTACGAGTACAAGGCCAACGCCACTGGCCGCTCTGCCAAGACTGTGCGCGAGTTCTTCGAGAAGGCCTACCGCGAGGAGGAGGTGAGCTCCGAGCGCGGTGCCGTCAAGCTGGCCATACGCGCTCTCCTGGAGGTTGCCCAGTCGGGCCAGAACAACTTGGAGGTGGCCATCATGGAGAATGGCAAGCCCCTGAAAATGCTGGACAGCAAAGTGATTGCAGACTATGTGAAGATCAtcgagaaggagaaggaggaggagctggagaagaaAAAGCAGAAGAAGTAA
- the LOC108083541 gene encoding WD repeat-containing protein 46 produces the protein MTKPTPKARPKQKTPHKRYFDTEKATDNDDGGLERVQVRRKSQQNFVGDFIKMQTKTKKTPAFVRKAPKKPTAEPADPAEPQPKKNPIPQELMDKYSRGEKVQPKGVKTRHFKEQQTRKEVYLEYATEQAARTELLLQEVPGQLEPDEGETTAELRQAEIAGLVDLQSAAKHFSLSMEHGPYQLRYTKNGRHLLLGGRRGHVAAFDWVTKRLHCEFNAMESVEDVQWLHVPTMYAVAQKSWVYIYDKKGTELHCIKRLSRVNRLDFLPYHFLLAAGNTAGYASWLDVSIGELVGNFNTGLGDIRLLRHNPSNGVLCIGGGRGVVSMWSPKVREPLAKLLCHSTAMTALTVDPKGQHLVTAGLDRAVKVWDIRMLVQDKPLTHFQLRLPANELDVSQRGMLALSQGTYLETYADLLSGGGTADYQKLPYLRQRCDAFVHGLRFCPYEDVLGVATAKGFQSLLVPGSGEPNFDAMEDNPYETSKQRREHEVHALLEKIPPELITLDPHEITGVDAPTLQEKIDAKRRLFHVKAPRIDMKSRHKMKGRGGSAKAARNKQIVKDAKRKEFIAEVRQAKASVFKEHGAKVAKPKTKAARSVLDRFKPKPPKKRKA, from the exons ATGACAAAACCGACGCCGAAAGCGCGTCCCAAGCAAAAGACCCCACACAAACGCTACTTCGACACAGAGAAGGCCACCGACAATGACGACGGCGGCCTGGAACGCGTCCAAGTGCGGCGCAAGAGTCAACAGAACTTCGTTGGCGACTTCATCAAGATGCAAACCAAGACCAAGAAGACGCCAGCGTTCGTAAGGAAGGCACCCAAGAAGCCGACGGCCGAGCCAGCGGACCCAGCTGAGCCCCAGCCCAAGAAAAACCCCATTCCGCAGGAGCTAATGGACAAGTACTCGCGCGGCGAGAAGGTGCAGCCGAAGGGCGTCAAGACGCGCCACTTCAAGGAGCAGCAGACACGCAAGGAGGTGTACCTTGAGTACGCCACCGAGCAGGCGGCGCGCacagagctgctgctgcaggaggtACCCGGCCAGCTGGAGCCGGACGAGGGCGAGACCACGGCCGAGCTGCGGCAGGCGGAGATCGCCGGGCTTGTGGACCTGCAATCGGCGGCAAAGCACTTTAGTCTAAGCATGGAGCATGGCCCCTACCAGTTGCGCTACACCAAGAACGGCCGCCACTTGCTGCTGGGCGGGCGGCGCGGTCACGTGGCCGCCTTCGACTGGGTCACCAAGCGGCTGCACTGCGAATTCAATGCGATGGAGAGCGTCGAGGATGTGCAGTGGCTGCATGTGCCCACCATGTACGCCGTGGCGCAGAAGAGCTGGGTGTACATCTACGACAAGAAGGGCACCGAGCTGCACTGCATCAAGCGGCTGTCGCGGGTCAATCGGCTGGATTTTCTGCCCTACCACTTCCTCCTGGCCGCCGGCAACACCGCTGGCTACGCCTCGTGGCTGGATGTCTCCATTGGCGAGCTGGTCGGCAATTTCAATACCGGCTTAGGTGACATCCGCCTGCTGCGCCACAATCCCAGCAATGGAGTTCTCTGCATCGGCGGCGGACGCGGCGTCGTCTCCATGTGGTCGCCCAAGGTGCGCGAGCCCCTGGCCAAGCTTTTGTGCCACTCTACAGCAATGACAGCGCTGACGGTTGACCCCAAGGGCCAGCATCTGGTCACCGCGGGCCTGGATCGCGCCGTCAAGGTGTGGGACATCCGGATGCTGGTGCAGGACAAGCCGCTGACTCACTTCCAGCTGCGCCTGCCCGCCAATGAGCTGGATGTGTCGCAGCGCGGCATGCTGGCCCTATCCCAGGGCACCTACCTGGAGACCTATGCCGATCTATTGTCGGGCGGCGGCACTGCTGATTACCAGAAGCTGCCCTATCTCCGCCAGCGCTGCGATGCCTTCGTCCACGGCCTGCGCTTCTGCCCGTACGAGGATGTGCTCGGCGTGGCCACCGCCAAGGGCTTCCAGTCGCTGCTGGTGCCCGGCTCTGGGGAGCCCAACTTCGATGCCATGGAGGACAATCCCTACGAGACGTCGAAGCAGCGGCGCGAGCACGAGGTGCATGCGCTGCTTGAAAAGATACCGCCGGAGCTGATCACATTGGACCCGCACGAGATCACGGGCGTGGATGCGCCCACGTTGCAGGAGAAGATCGATGCCAAGCGCAGGCTTTTCCATGTCAAGGCGCCGCGCATCGATATGAAGTCACGGCACAAGATGAAGGGACGCGGCGGCTCTGCCAAGGCGGCGCGCAACAAGCAAATTGTGAAGGATGCCAAGCGCAAG GAGTTCATTGCCGAGGTGCGCCAGGCCAAGGCCAGCGTGTTCAAGGAGCACGGGGCAAAGGTGGCCAAGCCCAAGACCAAGGCAGCGCGCTCAGTGCTGGATCGATTCAAGCCGAAGCCCCCAAAGAAGCGCAAGGCCTGA
- the Hira gene encoding protein HIRA homolog: protein MRLLKPGWVHHDDKQIFSVDIHQDCTKFATGGQGSDCGRVVIWNMLPVLSEKAELDEEVPKMLCQMDQHLACVNCVRWSQNGQNLASGSDDKLIMIWRKSTGSSGVFGTGGMQKNHESWKCFYTLRGHDGDVLDLAWSPNDAYLASCGIDNTVIVWDAQAFPHSVATLKDHTGLVKGVSWDPVGRYLASQSDDRSIKIWNTMDWTVTYSITEPFEECGGTTHFLRLSWSPDGQYLVSAHALNAGVPTAQIVERVGWKTETDFVGHRKAVTCVRFHSSIMQRPAAGGSPSKPLQYCVLAVGSRDRSLSVWMTALQRPMIVIHELFDDSILDLSWGPKECLLMACSGDGTMACLQFSEEELGKAITDTDKHAIFQKMYGQGYGAGLSHHVGMDHPKRLLQPLGAGPPLLEARPVKFPLSNESNQRPISKQTETRTKDGKRRITPMFIPLHEDGPTSIASSMVSSPAPLTSSSVPCGASIASAVPTEAAATPRIPEPLVSKADQGRLDSRLKTMPTSQRRQSVPFDPGQAGADQPRSPRVEEHQSSTSAVPNLNVTATGRSEFVKAALDYRLHVQNGHLKTNHGMLAKVTASDSKEMLWEFYVGSPVVNLNLCGKYAMLCSLDGSMRLISMETGCPVFPAISLTSSAVHCAFSPDNSLVGVLTECGLLRIWDIAKRVISLAAGCSELLNKHGTAVQFAVTDQGMPLIGFPSGNSYSYSTSLQSWLVLATKDAIMYHGIRGTLPRDMDQMAERFPLLSMQASSQNYFCFTGSMELRHSEAWQQSAKIRFIENQIKLCETLQSLDELKHWHKMLTFQLATHGSEKRMRLFLDDLLSTPEPGVPQVVPKLELMQCVLDTLKPHSEWQRMYSEYVELLEECKEERSSSSSSSKEIFATPAPPLPKAVPSPADSPSDGGPSPNGDDGAAASGEEATGKARGSPPAVAAVTGTTTTTTATAASSSSSSGSGSASGSSSSGSGSGSGSSSSSSSSSSSLSVPPPAPSLSPEIQVLDSPTVCIDDELSASSSLPPLDTFPAPVSPSSTSGGAPSTSPPAVVAAAVAAAAVSNSMDQT, encoded by the exons ATGCGGCTCCTCAAGCCGGGCTGGGTGCATCATGATG ACAAACAGATATTCTCGGTGGATATCCATCAGGACTGCACAAAATTCGCCACCGGTGGCCAGGGCAGCGACTGCGGTCGCGTTGTCATATGGAACATGCTGCCGGTGCTCTCGGAGAAGGCCGAGCTGGACGAGGAGGTACCGAAGATGTTGTGCCAAATGGACCAGCACCTGGCCTGTGTCAACTGCGTGCGCTGGTCGCAGAATGGCCAGAACCTGGCCTCCGGCTCCGACGACAAGCTGATAATGATCTGGCGCAAGAGTACCGGCTCCAGCGGTGTTTTCGGCACTGGCGGCATGCAGAAGAATCACGAGTCCTGGAAGTGCTTTTACACGCTGCGCGGTCATGACGGCGATGTCCTGGATCTGGCCTGGTCACCAAATGACGCCTATTTGGCCAGCTGCGGCATCGACAACACTGTGATCGTTTGGGACGCCCAGGCGTTCCCGCACTCGGTGGCCACGCTCAAAGATCACACCGGCCTGGTTAAGGGCGTCTCCTGGGACCCGGTTGGCAGGTACCTGGCCTCACAGTCGGACGACCGCAGCATCAAAATCTGGAATACAATGGACTGGACCGTGACCTACTCGATAACCGAGCCGTTCGAGGAGTGCGGCGGCACCACGCACTTCCTGCGACTGTCGTGGTCGCCGGACGGCCAGTATCTGGTCTCGGCGCACGCCTTGAACGCCGGCGTCCCCACAGCTCAGATCGTGGAGCGCGTGGGCTGGAAGACTGAGACGGACTTCGTAGGCCATCGCAAGGCGGTGACCTGCGTGCGCTTCCACAGCTCGATCATGCAACGCCCGGCGGCTGGCGGCAGTCCCAGCAAGCCACTGCAGTACTGCGTCCTGGCGGTGGGCTCGCGCGACCGCTCGCTGTCCGTCTGGATGACGGCGCTGCAGCGGCCCATGATCGTCATCCATGAACTGTTCGACGACAGCATCTTGGACTTGTCTTGGGGCCCCAAGGAGTGCCTGCTGATGGCCTGCAGCGGCGATGGAACCATGGCTTGCCTGCAGTTTTCCGAGGAGGAGCTGGGCAAGGCCATCACCGACACGGACAAGCATGCCATATTCCAGAAGATGTACGGCCAGGGCTATGGCGCCGGCCTGAGCCATCACGTAGGCATGGATCATCCGAAGCGACTGCTCCAACCGCTGGGCGCTGGGCCGCCGCTGCTAGAGGCCAGGCCCGTCAAGTTCCCGCTGAGCAACGAGTCCAATCAGCGACCCATTAGCAAGCAGACGGAAACGAGGACCAAGGACGGCAAGCGCCGTATCACCCCCATGTTCATACCCCTCCACGAGGACGGACCGACGTCCATTGCCAGCAGTATGGTCTCCTCCCCGGCACCTCTTACCTCTAGTTCGGTGCCCTGTGGCGCCAGCATTGCGTCCGCGGTGCCCACGGAGGCCGCGGCCACGCCCCGTATTCCCGAGCCATTGGTTAGCAAGGCGGACCAGGGTCGCCTCGACTCCAGGCTCAAGACAATGCCCACCTCCCAGCGCCGACAGTCGGTGCCCTTCGACCCTGGTCAAGCTGGCGCCGATCAGCCGCGTTCCCCGCGGGTGGAGGAGCACCAGAGCAGCACCTCGGCTGTGCCCAATCTCAATGTGACGGCCACCGGGCGCAGTGAGTTCGTGAAGGCCGCCCTCGACTATCGCCTGCATGTCCAGAATGGCCATTTGAAGACGAATCACGGCATGCTGGCTAAGGTGACCGCCTCCGATTCGAAGGAGATGCTCTGGGAGTTCTACGTGGGATCGCCGGTGGTGAATCTGAATCTGTGCGGGAAATACGCCATGCTGTGCTCCCTGGATGGGAGCATGCGACTGATTTCCATGGAGACGGGCTGCCCGGTCTTTCCGGCGATCTCCCTAACCAGTTCCGCCGTCCATTGCGCCTTT AGTCCGGACAACAGTTTGGTGGGGGTGCTGACCGAGTGCGGATTGCTGCGCATCTGGGATATTGCCAAGCGGGTGATTAGCCTGGCCGCCGGCTGCTCAGAGCTGCTGAACAAGCACGGGACTGCCGTCCAGTTTGCTGTGACGGATCAGGGAATGCCGCTGATCGGCTTTCCCAGCGGTAACTCGTACTCCTACTCGACGAGCCTGCAGTCGTGGCTGGTGCTGGCCACCAAGGATGCCATTATGTATCATGGCATCCGTGGAACGCTGCCGCGGGACATGGATCAGATGGCGGAAAGGTTTCCGCTGCTGAGCATGCAGGCCAGCAGTCAGAATTACTTTTGCTTCACCGGCAGCATGGAGCT GAGGCACTCGGAGGCCTGGCAGCAGAGCGCCAAGATTCGGTTCATTGAGAACCAGATTAAGCTGTGCGAGACCCTTCAGTCCCTGGACGAGCTGAAGCACTGGCACAAGATGCTCACCTTCCAGCTGGCCACGCACGGCTCCGAGAAGAGGATGCGCCTGTTCCTGGACGATTTGCTCAGCACGCCCGAGCCGGGTGTTCCACAG GTCGTGCCCAAGCTGGAGCTGATGCAGTGCGTGCTGGACACCCTGAAACCGCACTCCGAGTGGCAGCGCATGTACTCCGAGTATGTGGAGCTGCTGGAGGAGTGCAAGGAGgagagaagcagcagcagtagcagcagcaaggAGATCTTTGCCACACCGGCTCCACCACTGCCCAAAGCCGTACCATCGCCGGCAGACTCACCTTCCGACGGTGGACCATCGCCCAATGGCGACGATGGTGCAGCGGCGTCAGGAGAAGAGGCCACTGGCAAGGCCAGAGGATCCCCGCCGGCTGTCGCCGCAGTCACAGGCACCACAACGACAACCACCGCCACTGCAGCCAGCAGCTCTTCATCCTCGGGTTCAGGTTCAGCGTCAGGGTCATCCTCCtccggctctggctctggctcagGCTCGTCCTCATcatcgtcctcctcctcgtcatctCTGTCAGTGCCACCGCCCGCTCCTAGTCTCTCGCCGGAAATCCAAGTCCTGGACTCACCCACCGTCTGCATAGACGACGAGCTCTCGGCCTCTTCCTCGCTACCTCCGTTGGACACGTTTCCGGCGCCAGTCTCACCCTCATCCACATCCGGCGGAGCCCCATCCACATCTCCGCCAGCAGTAGTAGCCGCAGCTGTAGCAGCCGCAGCAGTTTCCAATTCAATGGATCAGACATGA